The genome window ACTTTTAATGTTTTTTCTTTTGTTTTTTGAAGAATTTTTCTTATTTCTTTTTCTTTGTCGATTGTAACCGTAGCTATGGATTTTACAACGCCTGAACCTTGGCAATAAGAACAACTTTCGCATAAAATTTGCGCAAGCGAAGGATTTATTCTTTCTCTTGTCATTTCTATAAGTCCAAAAGACGATACAGTATTAATTTTTGCCACTGCTCTATCGCCTTTAAACGCATCTCTTAGGCTATTTGTCAGTTTTCTTCTGTTCCTTAAGCTTTTCATATCTATAAAATCGATTATGATGATTCCTCCCAAATTTCTTAAGATTACCTGACGCGCTATTTCTTTACTTGCCTCCAAATTCGTTCTCAAAGCTGTATCTTCCAAACCACCTGCTGCGGTGGTAAACTTTCCGCTGTTTACGTCTATAGAAACTAATGCTTCGGTTTCTTCAATTGCAAGAGAACCTCCGCTTGGAAGCCAAACCTTGCTTTTCAGAGCTTTTTGTATCTCTTCCTCAACATTATATTTCTTGTAAAGGTCCACTTCCGAATTATAAAACTCCAAGAAAGACGAAGGGTCAAGAGAGTATCGTCTAAAAAACCTTTTTAATTGAACAAATTTTTTAAAATTATCGACAATTAGCTTGTCTTTTTCCGGACTTAGTATATCGCGTGCAAATCTCGTGGCTAAATCCGGCTCCTGATGTAACAAAGAAGGAGCTGCTTTAATTTTTGAAATAAAATTTATTCTTTTCCATATCCAAGAAATATACTTCAAATCATGAGCAAGTTCTCTTTCGTTCTTACCCTCGCCAAGTGTTCTTAAAATAAGTCCTCCATGTTGCGGTCTTATTTTCTTAAGAATTTCTGCAATTCTGTTCCTTTCTTTAGGATCAACGATTTTTTTTGAAATACCTAATCGTTCAATAAAGGGCATAAGAACAAGAAATCTACCGGCTATCGTAATAAAAGTAGTCAATCTTGGACCTTTATTGCCTACAGGGTCTCTTACCACCTGAACTAGTATGTCTTCGCCTTCTTTTAAAGCTTTCTCAATGGGAGATTTAGAATCCTTTTCCTGTGTTAACAAACCCGGAGATATTTCACCAGATATCGCAGGAGGCGTACTTACTTCGGAAATATATAAAAAACCCGTGCGATCCCATCCTATATCCACAAATGCAGCATCAATGCCGGGTATTATATTTTTTACTTTTCCTT of bacterium contains these proteins:
- a CDS encoding Rne/Rng family ribonuclease, with product GKVKNIIPGIDAAFVDIGWDRTGFLYISEVSTPPAISGEISPGLLTQEKDSKSPIEKALKEGEDILVQVVRDPVGNKGPRLTTFITIAGRFLVLMPFIERLGISKKIVDPKERNRIAEILKKIRPQHGGLILRTLGEGKNERELAHDLKYISWIWKRINFISKIKAAPSLLHQEPDLATRFARDILSPEKDKLIVDNFKKFVQLKRFFRRYSLDPSSFLEFYNSEVDLYKKYNVEEEIQKALKSKVWLPSGGSLAIEETEALVSIDVNSGKFTTAAGGLEDTALRTNLEASKEIARQVILRNLGGIIIIDFIDMKSLRNRRKLTNSLRDAFKGDRAVAKINTVSSFGLIEMTRERINPSLAQILCESCSYCQGSGVVKSIATVTIDKEKEIRKILQKTKEKTLKVQLNPEIYKYLKERKRDHIMERIFRKRLVLEENTSFNREEIKFTP